The following proteins are co-located in the Spea bombifrons isolate aSpeBom1 chromosome 3, aSpeBom1.2.pri, whole genome shotgun sequence genome:
- the LOC128484643 gene encoding zinc finger protein 235-like isoform X1, protein MEKRKTGTERRKCGSTSAMVTVTFHDVAACFDEDDWGIMEEWQRELYRNAMKEIHTALRDLGYRILNPDLLVKLENSQDKRWRESRSTSSAVLVPDILLRIEQEKWSVHKNSTDRARAQPPTDSPRGSRTRKPEHPMKVKLGEAPYYSEPECEDRATSPTQPRPVAVKREEEEQESLSGLKEIEDEETRSVSCKTESEDNVDQTDDPTKVEPGSDASTDTPAGESGRLSTQVPLIGPDGDNVFLFTETGIALNRALPQEYTLENALEFEKYLSSLTHPPSLMIRDQQRVPRSEFDRGFYENYSVHSKKRLMLMEEKRYRCSECGNGFTRNSHLKAHRRIHTGERPFKCTKCDKSFSENSHLTVHLRVHSGEKRYKCDMCEKCFSENSNLIVHQRIHTGEKPYKCPECEICFSQHSSLVRHRRKHSGARPYKCSQCDKTFSQKGHLSNHVRTHTGERPYKCAECGKCFSEHSHLTGHQKIHTGEKPYTCDVCQKGFSKISNLKAHQQIHTGFRPYICTQCGKSFTQHSTLVRHQRVHVGKMESFWRKMYEDSVGTTKDMSWKDDLVIRNIDCQDTKEATEQDGVS, encoded by the exons ATGGAAAAACGCAAAACCGGAACGGAGAGAAGAAAATGCGGCTCGACGTCTGCGATG GTGACTGTGACGTTCCACGACGTGGCGGCGTGTTTTGATGAAGACGACTGGggcatcatggaggagtggcaGCGGGAGCTGTACAGAAACGCCATGAAAGAAATCCACACGGCCCTCCGAGATCTGG GCTACAGGATCCTGAATCCAGACCTGCTGGTGAAGTTGGAGAATTCACAAGACAAAAGATGGCGGGAGAGCCGTTCCACAA GCAGTGCCGTGCTGGTGCCTGATATTTTGCTGCGGATTGAACAGGAGAAGTGGAGCGTTCATAAAAACTCCACCGACAGAGCGAGAGCGCAGCCCCCGACCGACTCCCCCAGAG GAAGTCGCACGCGCAAACCGGAACATCCCATGAAAGTCAAGCTCGGGGAGGCACCGTATTACTCGGAGCCGGAGTGTGAGGACAGAG CCACGTCTCCCACTCAGCCCCGGCCGGTGGCGGTCAAACGGGAGGAAGAGGAGCAGGAGTCTCTGTCCGGTCTGAAGGAGATCGAGGATGAGGAGACAAGGTCTGTCAGCTGCAAGACGGAGTCCGAAGACAACGTCGATCAAACGGACGACCCCACCA AGGTTGAGCCTGGAAGCGACGCCAGCACGGACACTCCGGCCGGAGAGAGTGGCAGGCTGAGCACTCAGGTGCCGCTGATCGGTCCTGACGGAGACAACGTGTTCCTCTTTACCGAAACCGGAATCGCGCTGAACCGGGCTCTGCCGCAGGAGTACACTTTGGAAAACGCTCTGGAGTTTGAGAAGTATCTGAGCAGCTTGACGCACCCTCCCTCTCTCATGATTCGGGACCAGCAGAGAGTCCCGCGAAGCGAGTTTGACCGAGGTTTCTACGAAAACTACAGCGTCCACAGCAAGAAACGCCTGATGCTGATGGAAGAGAAGCGATATCGGTGCTCAGAGTGCGGAAACGGCTTCACCAGAAACTCTCACCTCAAGGCTCACCGCCGGATTCACACGGGGGAACGTCCGTTCAAATGCACCAAGTGCGACAAGTCCTTCAGTGAGAACTCCCACCTCACTGTCCACCTCCGGGTCCACTCGGGGGAGAAGCGGTACAAGTGCGACATGTGCGAGAAGTGCTTCAGCGAGAATTCAAACCTTATTGTCCACCAGAGGAtccacacgggggagaagccgtACAAATGCCCGGAGTGCGAGATCTGTTTCAGCCAGCACTCCAGCCTGGTGCGCCATCGCAGGAAACATTCCGGCGCTCGCCCGTACAAGTGTTCGCAGTGCGACAAGACGTTCAGCCAGAAGGGGCACCTAAGCAACCACGTACGGACGCATACCGGCGAGAGGCCGTATAAGTGCGCCGAGTGCGGCAAGTGTTTCAGTGAACATTCCCACCTCACAGGACACCAGAAGATACACACCGGGGAGAAGCCCTACACGTGCGACGTGTGCCAAAAGGGGTTCAGCAAGATCTCCAACCTGAAAGCTCATCAGCAGATCCACACCGGCTTCCGCCCTTATATCTGCACGCAGTGCGGGAAGAGCTTCACCCAACACTCTACCTTGGTCCGACACCAACGGGTCCACGTGGGCAAGATGGAGTCGTTCTGGAGAAAAATGTACGAGGACTCTGTGGGGACCACCAAGGACATGTCGTGGAAGGACGACCTAGTAATCCGAAATATAGATTGCCAGGATACAAAGGAAGCCACAGAACAGGATGGGGTTTCCTGA
- the LOC128484643 gene encoding zinc finger protein 835-like isoform X2, translating into MNAPQRASVSFSDVAASFSQQEWDLLEPWQKDLYKKVMQEIHSVLQDLGYRIENSEILFRVVRKDEPSRRSRSPKEDSCFAPDILLRVNYHGESTASGELSSSEADVKRDSVCGSNLYLNVKQEEEAYSPAYDSQTEESNESASSERCVGEAPYTVVVKSEMDSAAEDHEDAINGPASAQEAVQAWSPDKVRLRSRSPTGEEAPDPAHRVRTRRRKGVARQIKPVAALHNSNQNKQSEPKESAGPRLPRLLMECESSLTGVKFPYAPARSGEEIFPFSAFAKGFGFQQRGQTFIICSVCGKTFCNNSSFQVHMRTHTGERPYKCTDCEKSFIRSSHLKIHLRTHTGERPYKCPECDKCFRDNSSFARHQRIHTGEKPYQCATCGKYFRKKSNLKDHQRTHTGERPYKCKHCDKSFHQKSNLRVHERNHNGEKKMRLDVCDGFYENYSVHSKKRLMLMEEKRYRCSECGNGFTRNSHLKAHRRIHTGERPFKCTKCDKSFSENSHLTVHLRVHSGEKRYKCDMCEKCFSENSNLIVHQRIHTGEKPYKCPECEICFSQHSSLVRHRRKHSGARPYKCSQCDKTFSQKGHLSNHVRTHTGERPYKCAECGKCFSEHSHLTGHQKIHTGEKPYTCDVCQKGFSKISNLKAHQQIHTGFRPYICTQCGKSFTQHSTLVRHQRVHVGKMESFWRKMYEDSVGTTKDMSWKDDLVIRNIDCQDTKEATEQDGVS; encoded by the exons ATGAATGCACCTCAGCGG GCCTCCGTCTCGTTCTCGGACGTGGCTGCCTCGTTCTCGCAGCAGGAGTGGGATCTGCTGGAGCCGTGGCAGAAGGATCTGTACAAGAAAGTGATGCAGGAAATCCACAGCGTCCTGCAGGACCTGG GATACCGCATCGAGAATTCGGAAATCCTTTTCCGGGTAGTGAGGAAGGACGAGCCGAGCCGCCGGTCCAGGAGCCCCAAGGAGG ACTCGTGTTTTGCCCCTGATATCCTGTTGAGGGTAAATTATCACGGCGAGTCCACGGCCTCCGGCGAGCTCAGCAGCTCTGAAGCGGATGTGAAACGAGATTCGG TTTGCGGATCCAACCTTTACCTGAATGTTAAGCAAGAAGAGGAGGCGTACAGCCCGGCGTATGACTCCCAGACGGAGGAGAGCAACGAGAGCGCGAGCTCAG AACGTTGCGTTGGGGAAGCGCCCTACACTGTAGTGGTGAAGAGCGAGATGGACTCTGCCGCTGAGGATCATGAAGACGCCATTAACGGCCCGGCTTCAG ctcaAGAGGCCGTCCAGGCGTGGAGTCCGGATAAAGTGAGACTGAGATCCCGGAGCCCGACCGGCGAAGAAGCCCCGGATCCGGCTCACCGAGTCAGGACACGAAGGCGGAAAGGCGTAGCTCGCCAAATAAAACCCGTCGCTGCTCTTCATAACTCCAACCAAAACAAGCAAAGTGAACCCAAAGAGAGCGCGGGCCCCCGACTGCCTCGCTTGTTAATGGAGTGCGAGTCCAGCCTGACCGGCGTTAAGTTTCCTTACGCTCCGGCCCGCAGCGGCGAGGAGATCTTCCCGTTCTCGGCCTTTGCGAAGGGCTTCGGCTTCCAGCAAAGGGGGCAGACGTTTATTATCTGTAGCGTGTGCGGAAAAACGTTCTGCAACAATTCCAGCTTCCAGGTGCACATGAGGACGCACACCGGGGAGCGGCCCTACAAGTGCACGGACTGCGAGAAGAGCTTCATCCGCAGCTCCCACCTGAAGATCCACCTACGGACCCACACGGGCGAGCGGCCCTACAAATGCCCCGAGTGCGACAAGTGTTTCCGGGACAATTCCAGCTTTGCGCGGCACCAGCGGATCCACACGGGCGAGAAGCCGTACCAGTGCGCCACGTGCGGGAAGTACTTCCGCAAGAAGTCCAATCTGAAGGACCACCAGAGGACGCACACGGGGGAGCGACCCTACAAATGCAAACACTGCGACAAAAGCTTCCACCAGAAGTCTAACTTACGGGTCCACGAAAGGAACCAC AACGGAGAGAAGAAAATGCGGCTCGACGTCTGCGATG GTTTCTACGAAAACTACAGCGTCCACAGCAAGAAACGCCTGATGCTGATGGAAGAGAAGCGATATCGGTGCTCAGAGTGCGGAAACGGCTTCACCAGAAACTCTCACCTCAAGGCTCACCGCCGGATTCACACGGGGGAACGTCCGTTCAAATGCACCAAGTGCGACAAGTCCTTCAGTGAGAACTCCCACCTCACTGTCCACCTCCGGGTCCACTCGGGGGAGAAGCGGTACAAGTGCGACATGTGCGAGAAGTGCTTCAGCGAGAATTCAAACCTTATTGTCCACCAGAGGAtccacacgggggagaagccgtACAAATGCCCGGAGTGCGAGATCTGTTTCAGCCAGCACTCCAGCCTGGTGCGCCATCGCAGGAAACATTCCGGCGCTCGCCCGTACAAGTGTTCGCAGTGCGACAAGACGTTCAGCCAGAAGGGGCACCTAAGCAACCACGTACGGACGCATACCGGCGAGAGGCCGTATAAGTGCGCCGAGTGCGGCAAGTGTTTCAGTGAACATTCCCACCTCACAGGACACCAGAAGATACACACCGGGGAGAAGCCCTACACGTGCGACGTGTGCCAAAAGGGGTTCAGCAAGATCTCCAACCTGAAAGCTCATCAGCAGATCCACACCGGCTTCCGCCCTTATATCTGCACGCAGTGCGGGAAGAGCTTCACCCAACACTCTACCTTGGTCCGACACCAACGGGTCCACGTGGGCAAGATGGAGTCGTTCTGGAGAAAAATGTACGAGGACTCTGTGGGGACCACCAAGGACATGTCGTGGAAGGACGACCTAGTAATCCGAAATATAGATTGCCAGGATACAAAGGAAGCCACAGAACAGGATGGGGTTTCCTGA
- the LOC128484208 gene encoding zinc finger protein 436-like, which translates to MDNGGQETSDLGRITFEDVAVYFSEGEWSSLSRWQKDLYRTVMKDNYEIVSSLGFSAAGSDSHLGMGREHKAPVHTKEEATPRQHDAVAFVRDAAEAPRPRGFKAERASEGGGGFKSGRAAVQLGSRGKVKLLSSRPTNHEACPGGSSHHSQLRGARLGAVTEEDRLPKPRKKNARRPSSAFHSRYKRQNAHIPGAIFPCGVCKKTFVNVYRLKAHSRVHTGVKPHVCRDCGKGYSRADYLRAHRVVHSGEQPFQCPECEKSFSEKKILRKHQKAHHPKPDLNGDPTFGEDPSGNPSKPIPKKKYLCTVCDKSFTKSYNLKVHQRIHTGEKPYQCPKCDKCFSQNIRLKIHKTTHEEWAHEASRFKRAKPTAPLEKLHKCNVCEKSFSKSYSLKVHLRIHTGEKPYQCGECHKSFSKNNLLTVHKRIHSGEKPYQCMECHKSFSVISHLRVHKRTHTGERPYRCSECAKSFSDYSSMVRHQRIHTGAKPYQCNVCQKSFREKSHLTVHKRTHTGERPYKCAQCDKTFSDCSSFVEHRRNHTGARPYQCETCHKSFAKAYTLKIHRRVHTGERPYKCGRCPRSFTLGYQLKVHQRTHDRSPAMAAGTEIATETITIE; encoded by the exons ATGGATAATGGGGGCCAAGAGACGTCCGATCTG GGCCGGATCACCTTTGAGGACGTGGCGGTTTATTTCTCGGAGGGCGAGTGGTCATCTCTGAGCCGATGGCAGAAGGACCTTTACAGGACTGTGATGAAGGACAATTACGAGATCGTCTCATCGCTGG GTTTCTCGGCCGCCGGCTCGGACAGCCACCTCGGGATGGGACGGGAACACAAAGCACCGGTCCATACGAAAGAAGAAGCCACCCCCCGCCAGCACG ATGCTGTGGCTTTTGTACGGGACGCAGCCGAGGCACCGAGACCCAGGGGTTTCAAAGCGGAGCGAGCATCTGAAGGGGGCGGCGGGTTCAAGAGCGGACGGGCCGCTGTTCAGCTGGGTTCTCGGGGCAAAGTAAAGCTGTTATCGAGCAGACCCACGAATCATGAAGCCTGTCCCGGGGGAAGCTCGCACCATTCTCAGCTTCGAGGAGCCCGTTTGGGAGCCGTGACCGAGGAGGACCGGCTCCCAAAGCCGCGCAAGAAGAACGCAAGGCGGCCTTCATCAGCGTTTCACTCGAGGTACAAGAGGCAGAACGCTCATATTCCTGGCGCGATATTCCCCTGCGGCGTCTGCAAGAAAACCTTCGTTAATGTCTACCGTTTGAAGGCCCACTCCAGGGTGCATACTGGCGTGAAGCCGCACGTGTGCAGAGACTGCGGGAAGGGCTACTCCCGAGCGGACTACCTGCGGGCGCATCGTGTCGTCCATTCTGGAGAACAGCCTTTCCAGTGTCCCGAATGTGAGAAAAGCTTCAGCGAGAAAAAGATCCTCCGCAAACACCAGAAAGCCCACCATCCAAAGCCGGATCTAAACGGGGACCCTACGTTCGGAGAGGACCCCTCTGGAAATCCGTCGAAGCCCATCCCTAAAAAGAAGTACTTGTGCACCGTGTGCGACAAGAGCTTCACCAAGTCGTACAATCTGAAGGTCCATCAGAGGATCCACACCGGCGAGAAGCCTTATCAGTGCCCAAAGTGTGACAAGTGCTTCTCCCAGAACATCAGGCTGAAGATCCACAAGACCACCCATGAGGAGTGGGCGCACGAGGCGAGCCGCTTCAAGAGGGCAAAGCCCACCGCGCCGCTGGAGAAGCTCCATAAGTGTAACGTGTGTGAGAAGAGCTTCAGCAAATCCTATAGCCTTAAGGTCCACCTGAGGATCCACACCGGGGAGAAGCCGTATCAGTGCGGCGAATGCCACAAAAGCTTCTCTAAGAACAACCTGCTTACCGTCCACAAGAGGATCCACAGCGGGGAGAAGCCCTACCAGTGCATGGAGTGCCACAAGAGCTTCAGCGTCATCTCCCATCTGCGAGTCCACAAAAGGACACACACCGGGGAACGTCCGTACAGGTGCTCCGAGTGCGCCAAGAGCTTCAGCGACTACTCCTCCATGGTCCGGCACCAGAGGATACACACGGGCGCCAAGCCGTACCAATGCAACGTGTGCCAGAAGAGCTTCAGAGAGAAGTCTCACCTCACCGTCCACAAGAGAACGCACACAGGAGAGCGTCCGTATAAGTGTGCCCAATGCGACAAGACCTTCAGCGACTGCTCGTCTTTCGTGGAGCACCGCAGGAATCACACCGGCGCCCGGCCCTACCAGTGCGAGACTTGCCACAAGAGCTTCGCCAAAGCTTACACCCTGAAGATCCACCGCCGGGTCCACACCGGGGAGAGGCCCTATAAATGCGGCCGGTGCCCCCGGAGCTTCACGCTCGGCTACCAGCTCAAGGTCCACCAACGAACACACGACAGGAGCCCGGCGATGGCCGCCGGCACGGAAATCGCCACGGAAACGATCACGATAGAATAG